A part of Alistipes sp. ZOR0009 genomic DNA contains:
- a CDS encoding cupin domain-containing protein, whose translation MKNIEVISEGDAYSAVDLGSLNGWLDYSLVHPISKREIEGKVFLKEATKSTGTEISFNSIAPRSEVPYFHIHRKNEETYIILKGCGYFQVDEDCFSIKEGSVIRVSPQGKRGLTNTSDEIMTYIVIQSKENSLEEHTTADGERIPVEPKWR comes from the coding sequence ATGAAAAATATAGAGGTTATATCGGAGGGCGATGCCTACTCCGCCGTAGATTTAGGTTCCCTGAACGGATGGCTCGACTACTCGCTGGTGCATCCTATTAGCAAGCGAGAAATAGAAGGCAAAGTGTTCCTGAAGGAGGCCACCAAGTCGACAGGCACCGAGATCTCGTTTAACTCAATTGCTCCACGATCGGAGGTACCCTACTTTCACATACACCGAAAAAACGAGGAGACGTACATCATCCTAAAGGGCTGCGGCTACTTTCAGGTTGATGAGGATTGCTTTAGCATTAAAGAAGGGAGCGTTATTCGGGTGTCGCCTCAAGGCAAGCGTGGGCTAACCAACACCTCGGACGAGATAATGACCTACATCGTAATACAGTCGAAGGAGAACTCGCTCGAAGAGCACACTACGGCTGATGGGGAGCGAATTCCCGTTGAGCCCAAATGGAGGTAA
- a CDS encoding acyltransferase family protein, with product MHPNTLTAELLQPKKHFAILDGLRGVAALAVVIFHFMEWVSPDYSKNFIGHGYLAVDFFFCLSGFVIGYAYDSRIKEMGIKEFFKSRLIRLHPLVVLGAVLGILGFLFDPFADHTGIYSAGRLALIFACTLLLIPFPVMEDRYFNLFGLNAPAWSLFWEYVANIVYALVLCRLNRKVIAMLTAAAALAICYVAYRSGTLSGGWGKASFWDGSIRVSFSFLAGLLIYRYSWIIKNRIGFIGLALLLSVAFLLPYFSFNWIVEALLVLLYFPLIVALGAGSVLSGKSEGICNFSGRISYPLYMTHYFFIWIFASYFTSHSTTTGEQFAIISVSTLLLVGLAYLALIAYDAPIRKYLTKRRMAKK from the coding sequence ATGCACCCAAACACCTTAACCGCTGAGCTACTACAGCCTAAAAAGCACTTTGCCATCCTCGATGGGCTTAGAGGCGTTGCCGCGCTGGCAGTCGTTATCTTTCATTTCATGGAGTGGGTTTCGCCCGACTACAGCAAAAACTTTATTGGACACGGCTACCTAGCCGTAGATTTCTTCTTCTGCCTTTCGGGGTTTGTTATCGGCTACGCATACGACAGCCGCATAAAGGAGATGGGGATAAAGGAATTTTTCAAGTCGAGGCTGATAAGGCTACATCCGCTAGTTGTACTTGGAGCGGTACTGGGCATCCTTGGCTTTCTTTTCGACCCGTTTGCCGACCACACCGGAATTTATAGCGCAGGAAGACTTGCCCTTATTTTTGCCTGCACCCTGCTACTAATCCCCTTTCCTGTAATGGAAGATCGCTACTTTAACCTCTTTGGACTTAACGCTCCGGCATGGTCGCTATTTTGGGAATACGTAGCCAACATCGTTTACGCGCTGGTACTTTGTAGGCTAAACCGTAAGGTTATTGCCATGCTAACCGCCGCAGCAGCGCTGGCAATTTGCTACGTTGCGTACCGAAGCGGAACGCTATCAGGCGGATGGGGAAAGGCGAGCTTCTGGGATGGCTCCATTCGCGTCTCCTTCTCCTTTTTGGCAGGTCTGCTGATTTATCGCTACAGCTGGATTATAAAAAATCGGATAGGGTTCATTGGTCTGGCTCTACTCCTTTCGGTAGCCTTTTTGCTGCCATACTTTTCCTTTAACTGGATTGTAGAAGCGCTACTGGTGCTGCTATACTTTCCTTTGATAGTTGCGCTGGGTGCAGGGTCGGTTCTTTCAGGTAAGAGCGAAGGGATTTGCAACTTTTCTGGGCGGATATCGTACCCGCTTTACATGACGCACTACTTCTTTATATGGATTTTTGCCAGCTACTTTACCAGCCACTCTACGACCACTGGAGAACAATTTGCGATCATTTCTGTAAGTACCCTACTGCTTGTAGGTTTGGCCTACTTAGCTCTAATTGCTTACGATGCGCCTATCAGAAAGTATCTAACAAAAAGGCGCATGGCTAAAAAATAA
- a CDS encoding PadR family transcriptional regulator, with protein sequence MYSKELLKGTMSAILLKLLAEHSRMYGYQITQRVKELSDDKILLKEGSLYPALHKLKDEGFIEVETENIGKRVRHYYSLTPKGVQEKEQREAELKDFIETISKIISLK encoded by the coding sequence ATGTATTCAAAAGAACTACTAAAAGGAACCATGTCGGCAATACTGCTAAAGCTGCTTGCCGAACATAGCAGAATGTACGGATACCAGATAACCCAGCGGGTGAAAGAGCTCTCCGACGATAAAATTCTGCTAAAAGAAGGCTCGCTCTACCCTGCGCTGCACAAGCTAAAGGATGAAGGATTTATTGAGGTGGAGACCGAAAATATCGGTAAGCGGGTTAGGCACTACTACTCGCTTACCCCCAAAGGCGTACAGGAGAAGGAGCAGCGCGAGGCCGAGCTAAAAGATTTCATAGAAACCATCAGTAAAATTATCTCATTAAAATAG
- a CDS encoding TolC family protein, producing the protein MIQQGKIAVLAVLLSMGASKGMAQADTWSLDQCVEYGIKHSPITARDAAQAGIYQQNLKESIAQQLPSVNANASVGWTIGRLPDPKTNEYINESRIFGNRMSIGAEMTIFSGFSLTNSSRMAYVNQLAGLEHQLQTANSHGVTIATAYYNTLFKQGLMALASEQLSQSEQQLKQLTRMSELGMKSKSDVAEIRAKHASDSYNLTQATNDYLLAMVNLKQAMSYPQTDTLTLPQNLTSNIAGEVTPQLLFEKAATTQPRVKEAEYKLRKSLLSVYVAKGMLLPTLTASGGYATSYSKNLIKGGDDAYTRQLKDLASHYVELNLRIPLFTGLKHRSDIRRSQLENLIEKANYEETMQQLYAEVSKAVAEYEGATEAVTQALRQQEAQDVAYQTNQRKYTDGLIGIIELHSSANNLLKAKVETLKAQALYAFSARIISYFEGNLFVDKL; encoded by the coding sequence ATGATACAGCAAGGAAAAATAGCCGTACTAGCAGTTCTTTTGTCCATGGGAGCATCGAAAGGAATGGCCCAAGCAGATACGTGGAGCTTAGACCAATGCGTAGAGTACGGCATTAAGCACAGTCCCATAACTGCCCGCGATGCTGCACAGGCAGGCATATACCAGCAAAACCTAAAGGAATCCATTGCACAGCAGCTCCCCTCGGTTAACGCCAACGCTTCGGTGGGGTGGACCATAGGACGCCTACCCGACCCCAAAACCAACGAGTACATTAACGAGAGTAGAATATTTGGCAACCGCATGAGCATAGGAGCCGAGATGACCATATTCTCGGGTTTTAGCCTAACCAATAGCAGCAGAATGGCCTACGTAAACCAGCTGGCAGGGCTAGAGCACCAGCTGCAGACGGCCAATAGTCACGGTGTAACCATTGCAACGGCCTACTACAACACCCTATTTAAGCAGGGACTGATGGCTCTTGCCTCCGAGCAGCTTTCGCAAAGCGAGCAGCAGCTTAAGCAGCTAACGCGCATGTCGGAGCTGGGCATGAAATCGAAATCGGATGTTGCAGAAATAAGAGCTAAGCACGCTTCGGACAGCTACAACCTAACGCAAGCCACCAACGACTACCTACTCGCAATGGTAAACCTAAAGCAGGCAATGTCGTATCCACAAACCGACACCCTTACTCTGCCACAAAATCTAACCAGCAACATAGCAGGAGAGGTTACTCCTCAACTCCTTTTCGAAAAGGCAGCAACCACACAGCCTCGCGTAAAGGAAGCCGAGTATAAGCTGCGCAAAAGCCTTCTAAGCGTTTACGTAGCCAAGGGAATGCTGCTACCAACCCTCACAGCATCGGGAGGCTATGCCACCTCCTACTCCAAAAATTTAATAAAAGGAGGTGATGATGCCTACACCCGCCAGCTGAAAGATTTGGCAAGTCACTACGTGGAACTTAACCTTCGAATTCCTCTATTTACTGGGCTAAAGCACCGCTCGGACATTAGGCGCAGCCAGCTGGAAAACCTCATAGAAAAGGCCAACTACGAGGAGACCATGCAGCAACTCTACGCCGAGGTTAGCAAGGCCGTTGCCGAATACGAAGGAGCCACAGAGGCAGTAACGCAGGCTCTACGCCAGCAGGAAGCCCAAGATGTTGCCTACCAAACCAACCAGCGTAAGTATACCGATGGGCTGATTGGCATAATAGAGCTGCATAGCAGCGCCAACAACCTACTTAAAGCAAAAGTAGAAACGCTAAAGGCTCAAGCGCTATACGCCTTTAGCGCACGCATAATATCCTACTTCGAAGGAAACCTATTTGTAGATAAACTATAG
- a CDS encoding efflux RND transporter periplasmic adaptor subunit, with translation MDKKIENKSKFNRKTVTYASAAVLLAIVIYLLVGKDYSSTSRVRADRLTIETVTKGVFNDYIKLMGQVQPITTIQLSAIEGGMVQSKMVEEGAMVNTGDAILRLSNPMLNLNILESEAQLAEKSNFLRNTLVQMEQERLSLKKEKLQLDLDIERKSRKHQQLSKLYAEQLSSKEEYLQAKEDYEYALRNRELVVERQRQDSLFRGVQVHQMEESLSNMRRNLALIRQRIDNLIVKAPLAGQLGLLEAEIGQSIAVGQKIGQINVLSDFKIESKVDEHYIDRIRPELRASLESQGKTYQLRVRKVFPEVRSGQFRIELVFEGSRPADLRTGQSYQIDIQLGQPSMATLIPRGGFYEQTGGQWMFVVDNSGKEAIRRNIKIGRQNAQYYEVLEGLKPGEKVITSSYELYESCRTLLIKK, from the coding sequence ATGGATAAAAAGATTGAAAACAAATCGAAATTCAACCGCAAGACAGTAACCTACGCATCAGCAGCAGTTCTTCTTGCTATCGTTATATACCTGCTAGTAGGAAAGGACTACAGCAGCACATCGAGAGTAAGGGCAGATAGGCTTACCATAGAAACGGTAACCAAAGGCGTATTTAACGACTACATTAAGCTGATGGGACAGGTACAGCCTATTACCACCATACAGCTCAGCGCCATTGAAGGTGGTATGGTGCAATCTAAAATGGTAGAGGAAGGAGCGATGGTTAATACAGGAGATGCCATACTCCGCCTAAGCAACCCCATGCTAAACCTCAATATACTGGAAAGCGAAGCGCAGCTAGCCGAGAAATCAAACTTCCTTCGAAATACCCTAGTACAGATGGAGCAGGAAAGGCTAAGCCTAAAAAAAGAAAAGTTGCAGCTCGACTTGGATATAGAGCGCAAAAGCCGAAAGCATCAGCAGCTATCCAAATTGTATGCTGAGCAGCTATCCTCAAAAGAAGAATACCTGCAAGCCAAAGAAGATTACGAGTACGCCCTTCGAAACCGCGAGCTGGTGGTAGAGCGACAACGGCAGGATTCCCTGTTTCGGGGCGTTCAGGTACATCAAATGGAGGAAAGCCTTTCGAATATGAGACGAAACCTTGCGCTAATACGCCAGCGCATAGATAACCTAATTGTAAAGGCTCCTCTTGCAGGTCAGCTAGGCCTACTCGAAGCAGAGATAGGACAATCCATTGCAGTAGGACAAAAAATTGGGCAAATAAACGTGCTGTCCGATTTCAAAATTGAATCGAAGGTAGACGAGCACTACATAGACCGAATAAGACCCGAATTGCGAGCCTCGCTAGAAAGCCAAGGAAAAACGTACCAGCTACGCGTACGGAAGGTATTCCCAGAGGTTCGATCCGGACAATTCAGAATAGAGCTGGTATTTGAAGGCTCCCGTCCTGCCGACCTCCGAACCGGACAGTCATACCAGATAGATATTCAACTGGGGCAACCATCTATGGCCACACTCATACCTCGTGGTGGATTCTATGAGCAAACAGGGGGGCAATGGATGTTTGTTGTGGATAATAGCGGCAAGGAGGCCATCCGAAGAAACATCAAGATTGGTCGACAAAACGCCCAATACTACGAAGTGCTAGAGGGCCTTAAACCAGGAGAAAAGGTAATCACCTCGAGCTACGAGCTCTATGAGAGCTGCCGAACCTTGCTAATCAAAAAGTAA
- a CDS encoding ABC transporter ATP-binding protein yields MIRTEKLSKVFSTEDVETTALKEVSLTISAGEFVAIMGPSGCGKSTLLNILGLLDSPTSGSYLFKEKEVSRLKERERTSFRKGNIGFIFQSFNLIDELNVYENVELPLTYLNYKASERRSMVETVLDRMSIGHRANHFPNQLSGGQQQRVAIARAVVTNPSLILADEPTGNLDSKNGLEVMNLLTELNHDGATIVMVTHSDRDASYAHRVVNLLDGEIIMQHKTATSTALL; encoded by the coding sequence ATGATAAGAACCGAAAAACTATCAAAAGTATTTAGCACCGAAGATGTAGAAACAACCGCCTTAAAGGAGGTATCGTTGACCATTAGTGCAGGGGAATTTGTTGCCATTATGGGTCCATCGGGATGCGGTAAGTCAACGCTACTCAACATACTTGGCCTGTTAGATAGCCCCACCTCTGGAAGTTATCTATTTAAGGAGAAGGAGGTATCTCGTTTAAAGGAGCGCGAACGTACATCCTTCAGAAAAGGCAACATCGGCTTCATCTTCCAAAGTTTTAACCTAATTGATGAACTTAACGTGTACGAAAATGTGGAGCTTCCCCTCACCTACCTCAACTACAAAGCCTCCGAACGTCGTAGCATGGTGGAAACTGTTTTAGATAGAATGTCGATAGGGCATAGAGCCAACCACTTCCCCAACCAGCTGTCGGGTGGGCAGCAGCAGCGCGTTGCCATAGCCAGAGCGGTAGTTACCAACCCTTCGCTAATACTTGCCGACGAGCCAACAGGAAACCTCGACTCCAAAAATGGGTTAGAGGTTATGAACTTACTCACCGAGCTTAACCATGATGGAGCCACCATAGTTATGGTAACCCACTCCGACAGAGATGCCTCCTATGCTCACCGGGTGGTAAACCTTCTCGACGGCGAGATTATCATGCAGCATAAAACAGCCACCTCAACGGCTTTACTATAA